One genomic segment of Amycolatopsis granulosa includes these proteins:
- a CDS encoding choice-of-anchor P family protein, producing MSTKKAVAGGVGLLATALATSVLLAPTAGATAPTTTAPTTETGVNSAYAIAAKGLLGIDKSPYVTDADGFSQESLVKLDVPGLAHLRLLNAAAGAGRARASVADVNIGLGLGKPLLTATAIEATCKDGKGSSSLAKARLGDATLDVAAPANTTVAVPGVLSVVLNKQVKHEDGSITVTAISVKIDNVQTLDLASVTCAPGDDHDGGKPTTSPSKPTSSKPSTSGHTPTSTKTSAGGGAGAGAGDKPDANGKAPRPTPVKAHLDVTG from the coding sequence TTGTCTACGAAGAAGGCTGTGGCCGGCGGCGTCGGTCTGCTCGCGACCGCGCTCGCCACCTCGGTTCTGCTCGCGCCGACCGCCGGCGCGACCGCGCCCACCACGACCGCCCCGACCACCGAGACGGGCGTCAACTCGGCCTACGCGATCGCCGCGAAGGGCCTGCTCGGCATCGACAAGAGCCCGTACGTCACCGACGCTGATGGCTTCTCGCAGGAGTCGCTCGTCAAGCTGGACGTGCCGGGCCTGGCGCACCTCCGCCTGCTCAACGCGGCCGCCGGTGCCGGCCGGGCGCGCGCCAGCGTCGCCGACGTGAACATCGGCCTCGGTCTCGGCAAGCCGCTGCTGACCGCTACGGCGATCGAGGCGACCTGCAAGGACGGCAAGGGCAGCTCCTCGCTGGCCAAGGCTCGGCTGGGTGACGCCACCCTGGATGTCGCCGCGCCGGCGAACACCACCGTCGCCGTGCCGGGCGTGCTCTCGGTCGTGCTGAACAAGCAGGTCAAGCACGAGGACGGCTCGATCACCGTCACCGCCATCTCGGTCAAGATCGACAACGTGCAGACGCTCGACCTCGCGTCGGTCACCTGCGCGCCGGGCGACGACCACGACGGTGGCAAGCCGACCACGTCGCCGTCCAAGCCGACCAGCTCGAAGCCGAGCACCAGCGGCCACACCCCGACGTCGACGAAGACCAGCGCCGGTGGCGGCGCCGGTGCCGGCGCGGGCGACAAGCCGGACGCCAACGGCAAGGCGCCGCGGCCGACCCCGGTGAAGGCCCACCTGGACGTGACCGGCTGA
- a CDS encoding phage holin family protein encodes MSSQEHERNGRDAHGAVPYIPLSPEAETGADGQSIGSLVSQATQHLSTLVRAEVELARSEVMGEVRKGVKGSVFFIIAGVIGLYSSFFFFFFLGELLSEWLKRWAAFGIVFLLMLLVAGLFGLLGWRKVKKIRAPERTITSVKDTAAALKPRRDTVAEHS; translated from the coding sequence GTGAGCAGCCAGGAGCACGAACGCAACGGTCGGGATGCCCACGGGGCCGTGCCCTACATCCCGTTGAGCCCGGAGGCCGAGACCGGGGCCGACGGCCAGTCGATCGGCAGCCTCGTCAGCCAGGCCACCCAGCACCTGTCCACCCTGGTCAGGGCGGAGGTCGAGCTGGCCAGGTCGGAGGTCATGGGCGAGGTCCGCAAGGGCGTCAAGGGCAGCGTCTTCTTCATCATCGCCGGCGTCATCGGGCTCTACAGCTCGTTCTTCTTCTTTTTCTTCCTCGGCGAGCTGCTGTCCGAATGGCTCAAGCGGTGGGCCGCGTTCGGGATCGTGTTCCTGCTGATGCTGCTGGTCGCGGGGCTGTTCGGGCTCCTCGGCTGGCGAAAGGTCAAGAAGATCCGGGCGCCGGAACGCACGATCACCAGCGTCAAGGACACCGCCGCGGCCCTCAAGCCGCGCCGGGACACCGTCGCCGAACACAGCTGA
- a CDS encoding DUF2848 domain-containing protein codes for MPTLSFDLPDGATVTTEVTTLLNAGYAGRDQADVAAHVAELAELGVPAPKVTPALYPVAPYLASQTDEVPVQHDRTSGEVEWALVITTEGVLLTVACDHTDRELEVHGVAWSKNAAPDVLGRRAWRLDDVADRIDSLTLRAWADGELIQDGTLAELLSPQHWLDVLRERGLHQPGVVLISGTIPMVPGVNQFAGQWRVQLGDPATGNTIEAGYRVRPLPEPIG; via the coding sequence ATGCCGACCCTGAGCTTCGACCTGCCCGACGGCGCGACGGTGACGACCGAAGTGACCACGCTGCTCAACGCCGGGTACGCCGGCCGCGACCAGGCCGACGTCGCCGCCCACGTCGCCGAGCTGGCCGAGCTGGGCGTGCCCGCTCCGAAGGTCACCCCGGCGCTGTACCCGGTGGCGCCGTACCTCGCCAGCCAGACCGACGAGGTCCCCGTCCAGCACGACCGCACTTCGGGTGAGGTGGAGTGGGCGCTGGTGATCACCACCGAGGGCGTCCTGCTCACCGTCGCCTGCGACCACACCGACCGCGAGCTGGAGGTGCACGGGGTGGCGTGGAGCAAGAACGCGGCGCCGGACGTGCTCGGGCGCCGCGCGTGGCGGCTGGACGACGTCGCGGACCGGATCGACTCGCTGACGCTGCGCGCTTGGGCCGACGGCGAGCTGATCCAGGACGGCACACTCGCCGAGCTGCTGTCGCCGCAGCACTGGCTCGACGTGCTGCGCGAGCGCGGGCTGCACCAGCCGGGCGTCGTGCTGATCTCGGGGACGATCCCGATGGTGCCGGGCGTGAACCAGTTCGCCGGGCAGTGGCGCGTTCAGCTGGGCGACCCGGCGACGGGGAACACGATCGAGGCCGGGTATCGCGTGCGCCCGCTGCCGGAGCCGATCGGCTGA
- a CDS encoding MarP family serine protease produces MNWVDVLVILLALVAAVSGARQGVVIALPALVGVIGGAVLGIRIAPWVVRLFDNPAAKVAFAVATVVFLVALGETFGVWLGRRFKYAVKRRVNTDKLTGIDQTLGAIVQAVVVFVVAWLIAVPLTGVTALPGLARAINNSTVLGTVDKAMPPAAAGLPSDLRKLLDVSGFPSIVDPFQKTPINDTAPPDTSLQDSATVQQVRGSVLKIRGTAESCSRTLEGSGFVIAPQRVMTNAHVVAGTETTAVETSAGRLPARVVYFDPEVDVAVLAVPRLDAPPLTLASQSAKAGDSAIVLGYPLDGPFRATPARVRNQITLQGPDIYDSRTVRRDVYTVRAQVRSGNSGGPLVAPNGQVVGVVFGASVEDSDTGFALTGNQVRPVIESASALSARVSTGNCAA; encoded by the coding sequence CCGGCGCCCGCCAGGGGGTGGTGATCGCGCTGCCCGCACTGGTCGGCGTGATCGGCGGCGCCGTGCTCGGTATCCGGATCGCGCCGTGGGTCGTCCGGTTGTTCGACAACCCCGCCGCCAAGGTCGCCTTCGCCGTCGCGACGGTGGTGTTCCTGGTGGCGCTGGGTGAGACGTTCGGCGTGTGGCTGGGCCGGCGGTTCAAGTACGCGGTCAAGCGGCGGGTCAACACCGACAAGCTGACCGGCATCGACCAGACGCTCGGCGCGATCGTGCAGGCGGTCGTGGTGTTCGTGGTGGCGTGGCTGATCGCGGTGCCGCTCACCGGGGTCACGGCGCTGCCCGGCCTGGCGCGGGCGATCAACAACTCGACCGTGCTCGGCACGGTCGACAAGGCGATGCCCCCGGCGGCCGCGGGGCTGCCCAGCGACCTGCGCAAACTGCTCGACGTCTCCGGCTTTCCGTCCATTGTGGACCCGTTCCAGAAGACGCCGATCAACGACACCGCGCCGCCGGACACGTCGCTGCAGGACAGCGCGACCGTGCAGCAGGTGCGCGGCAGCGTGCTGAAGATCCGCGGCACCGCCGAATCGTGCTCGCGGACGCTGGAGGGCAGCGGGTTCGTGATCGCACCGCAGCGGGTCATGACGAACGCGCACGTGGTGGCCGGCACCGAGACGACGGCGGTGGAAACCTCGGCCGGCCGGCTGCCGGCGCGGGTCGTGTACTTCGACCCCGAGGTCGACGTTGCGGTGCTCGCGGTGCCCCGGCTGGACGCGCCGCCGCTGACGCTGGCGAGCCAGTCGGCCAAGGCGGGGGACAGCGCGATCGTGCTGGGCTACCCGCTGGACGGCCCGTTCCGGGCGACGCCGGCCCGCGTCCGCAACCAGATCACCCTCCAGGGTCCGGACATCTACGACTCGCGCACCGTGCGCCGGGACGTGTACACGGTGCGGGCGCAGGTGCGCAGCGGGAACTCGGGGGGCCCGCTGGTCGCTCCGAACGGCCAGGTGGTCGGCGTGGTGTTCGGGGCGTCGGTGGAGGACTCCGACACCGGCTTCGCCCTGACCGGCAACCAGGTGCGGCCGGTGATCGAATCCGCCTCCGCGTTGAGCGCCCGGGTCTCGACGGGCAACTGCGCCGCCTGA
- a CDS encoding MFS transporter, which yields MTSVTPDVDRASLRRAFLASLSGTSLEWYDFAAYSVAAATVFGHQFFPAGDPLVSTMAAFSTYAVGYLSRPLGGFVFGRLGDVLGRKRVLVTTLLLTGIATFLIGVLPTHAAIGGAAAVLLVLLRFAQGVGIGGEWGGAVLLSSEFGDPKKRGFWASAAQVGPPAGNLLANGVLAVLALLLTEAQFDSWGWRVAFLLSAVLVAFGLWIRLKLEETPVFKRIAESGERPSAPISEVFRHEWRALLAAIFVRVCPDVLYALFTVFVLTYMKQELGMSRSQGLTAVMIGSAGQLILMPAFGALSDRMNRRLLYLVATVAAAVWPFVFFPLVSGRSFGLLLVGIVGALVIHAALYGPQAALITEQFSERLRYTGSSLAYTLAGVIGGAIAPLLFTSLLAGFGSWFALALYVVVTAVISIVGLALAREARDEAQVVVS from the coding sequence ATGACCTCGGTTACACCGGACGTCGACCGCGCATCGTTGCGCCGGGCCTTCCTGGCGAGCCTGTCCGGGACGTCGCTGGAGTGGTACGACTTCGCCGCCTACTCCGTGGCCGCCGCCACCGTGTTCGGCCACCAGTTCTTCCCAGCCGGTGATCCGCTGGTCAGCACGATGGCCGCGTTCTCCACCTACGCCGTCGGTTACCTGTCCCGCCCGCTCGGCGGGTTCGTCTTCGGCCGCCTCGGCGACGTACTCGGCCGCAAGCGGGTGCTGGTGACCACGCTGCTGCTCACCGGCATCGCCACCTTCCTCATCGGTGTCCTGCCGACGCACGCCGCGATCGGCGGGGCGGCGGCGGTCCTGCTCGTGCTGCTGCGGTTCGCCCAGGGCGTCGGCATCGGCGGCGAGTGGGGCGGCGCGGTGCTGCTGTCCAGCGAGTTCGGCGATCCGAAGAAGCGTGGGTTCTGGGCATCGGCGGCGCAGGTCGGCCCGCCCGCGGGCAACCTGCTCGCCAACGGCGTGCTGGCGGTGCTCGCCCTGTTACTGACCGAGGCGCAGTTCGACTCGTGGGGCTGGCGCGTGGCGTTCCTGCTGTCCGCCGTGCTGGTCGCGTTCGGCCTGTGGATCCGGCTCAAGCTGGAGGAAACCCCGGTCTTCAAGCGCATCGCGGAAAGCGGCGAGCGGCCCAGCGCGCCGATCTCCGAGGTGTTCCGCCACGAGTGGCGTGCCCTGCTGGCCGCGATCTTCGTCCGCGTCTGCCCGGACGTGCTGTACGCGCTGTTCACCGTGTTCGTGCTGACCTACATGAAGCAGGAGCTGGGCATGTCCCGCAGCCAGGGGCTGACCGCGGTGATGATCGGGTCGGCCGGCCAGCTCATCCTGATGCCCGCGTTCGGCGCGCTGTCCGACCGGATGAACCGCCGCCTGCTCTACCTCGTGGCGACGGTGGCGGCGGCGGTCTGGCCGTTCGTGTTCTTCCCGCTGGTCTCCGGCCGCTCCTTCGGCCTGCTGCTGGTCGGGATCGTCGGCGCGCTGGTCATCCACGCCGCGCTGTACGGACCGCAGGCGGCCCTCATCACCGAGCAGTTCAGCGAACGCCTGCGCTACACCGGCAGCTCGCTGGCCTACACCTTGGCCGGGGTGATCGGCGGTGCCATCGCGCCGCTGCTGTTCACCTCGCTGCTGGCCGGGTTCGGCAGCTGGTTCGCGCTGGCGCTGTACGTGGTGGTGACCGCGGTAATCAGCATCGTCGGCCTCGCGCTGGCGCGGGAGGCGCGGGACGAGGCTCAGGTCGTCGTCAGCTGA
- a CDS encoding DUF6319 family protein → MSLDTTTTPQEQDTPVTPAPVADDSAAAPAPAETEEAKPKRGRPKGSAAKKTRTVELTLTVTGTADGEWQAELKHGAKWIAQGLKIPASAVSRAAKELHEDLSIPIDEVINAAVEQQKAKVAALEAELERARQALAELDT, encoded by the coding sequence ATGAGCTTGGACACCACGACCACCCCGCAGGAGCAGGACACCCCCGTCACGCCGGCGCCGGTCGCGGACGACTCCGCAGCCGCTCCCGCTCCCGCCGAAACCGAAGAGGCCAAGCCCAAGCGCGGCCGCCCGAAGGGCTCCGCGGCAAAGAAAACCCGCACCGTCGAGCTCACGCTCACCGTCACCGGCACCGCCGACGGCGAGTGGCAGGCGGAACTCAAGCACGGTGCGAAATGGATCGCCCAGGGGCTCAAGATCCCCGCCTCGGCGGTTTCCCGCGCGGCCAAGGAGCTGCACGAGGACCTGTCGATCCCGATCGACGAGGTGATCAACGCCGCCGTCGAGCAGCAGAAGGCCAAGGTCGCCGCACTCGAGGCGGAGCTGGAGCGGGCCAGGCAGGCGCTGGCCGAGCTCGACACCTGA
- a CDS encoding GntR family transcriptional regulator, protein MPATSKSALSGRVKAYEYLKNTVLAEPDAEGGFISEQEIAERVGVSRTPVREALLQLAAEELVQLVPNRGAYIAPLTGRDLRDLVELRNLLERFAAERVLATGTAPWPAMQKVLAQQERCDDPASAKEFIELDTTFHTLLVEAAGNAMLSRTYTALRARQVRAGLVALRRSGTRHAEVVREHQAIVTALVNGEVEAAVAAIDDHHARTLKHQLTTT, encoded by the coding sequence ATGCCGGCGACGAGCAAATCGGCCCTGTCCGGCCGTGTGAAGGCGTACGAATACCTGAAGAACACCGTGCTGGCCGAGCCGGACGCCGAGGGCGGGTTCATCAGCGAGCAGGAGATCGCCGAACGCGTGGGTGTCTCACGCACCCCGGTCCGCGAGGCGTTGCTCCAGCTCGCGGCCGAGGAACTGGTGCAGCTGGTGCCCAACCGCGGTGCCTACATCGCCCCGCTGACCGGGCGCGACCTGCGGGACCTCGTCGAACTCCGCAATCTGCTCGAGCGCTTCGCGGCCGAGCGGGTGCTGGCGACCGGGACGGCACCCTGGCCGGCGATGCAGAAGGTCCTCGCACAACAGGAGCGCTGTGACGACCCGGCCTCGGCCAAGGAATTCATCGAGCTGGACACCACCTTCCACACGCTGCTCGTCGAGGCCGCGGGCAACGCGATGCTGAGCCGGACCTACACCGCGCTGCGAGCCCGGCAGGTGCGGGCCGGGCTCGTCGCGCTGCGCCGCTCCGGGACCCGGCACGCCGAGGTCGTCCGTGAGCACCAGGCCATCGTGACCGCCCTGGTCAACGGCGAGGTCGAGGCGGCGGTGGCCGCCATTGACGACCACCACGCCCGGACCCTGAAGCATCAGCTGACGACGACCTGA
- the nhaA gene encoding Na+/H+ antiporter NhaA, whose translation MDQPRRPAAEFVRYLRTETTGGMILLAATAIALIWANSPIGGSYRAVRDFHLGPHLLHLNLSVGDWAKDGLLALFFYVAGLELKRELVVGELSRPKKALLPIVAALGGMVVPALVALAVGGGAPEMTRAWAIPTATDIAFALGVLALTASNLPGSARVFLLSLAVVDDLGAIILIAVLFTTGFNLVAAAVAVAALALFAVLQYKRVRTVWVYVPLAVVVWVAMHSAGVHATIAGVALGLLTRVRPDPGEAEAPAIRLEHRLQPWSAAVAVPVFALFAAGIRISGDSLGRVFTEAVPLAVFLGLVTGKAVGIFGACFAAVKLRLAERPSGVGWRDIAALSLLGGVGFTVALLIADLALAGETSELARTAVLLASAVCSLTGAAVLLRRNKVHAAQED comes from the coding sequence GTGGACCAGCCGCGCCGTCCCGCCGCCGAGTTCGTGCGTTACCTCCGCACGGAAACCACCGGCGGCATGATCCTGCTCGCCGCCACCGCCATCGCCCTGATCTGGGCCAACTCGCCCATCGGCGGGTCCTACCGCGCGGTGCGGGACTTCCACCTCGGCCCGCACCTGCTGCACCTGAACCTGTCGGTCGGCGACTGGGCCAAGGACGGGCTGCTGGCGTTGTTCTTCTACGTCGCCGGGCTCGAGCTCAAACGGGAACTGGTGGTCGGCGAGCTGTCCCGGCCGAAGAAGGCGCTGCTGCCGATCGTCGCCGCACTCGGCGGGATGGTCGTGCCGGCGCTGGTCGCGCTCGCCGTGGGCGGTGGGGCACCGGAGATGACGCGGGCCTGGGCGATCCCGACCGCGACGGACATCGCGTTCGCGCTCGGTGTGCTCGCGCTCACCGCGTCGAACCTGCCGGGCAGCGCGCGGGTGTTCCTGCTGAGCCTGGCCGTGGTCGACGACCTGGGCGCGATCATCCTCATCGCGGTGCTGTTCACCACCGGGTTCAACCTGGTGGCAGCCGCGGTCGCGGTCGCCGCGCTGGCCTTGTTCGCGGTGTTGCAGTACAAGCGGGTCCGGACGGTCTGGGTGTACGTGCCGCTCGCCGTCGTCGTGTGGGTCGCGATGCACTCGGCGGGGGTGCACGCGACCATCGCCGGTGTCGCGCTGGGCCTGCTCACCCGGGTGCGACCGGACCCGGGCGAGGCGGAGGCGCCGGCGATCCGGCTGGAGCACCGGCTGCAGCCGTGGTCGGCGGCCGTCGCCGTGCCGGTGTTCGCGCTGTTCGCCGCCGGGATCAGGATCAGCGGCGACTCACTGGGCCGGGTGTTCACCGAGGCGGTGCCGCTGGCGGTGTTCCTCGGGCTGGTCACGGGCAAGGCGGTCGGCATCTTCGGCGCCTGCTTCGCGGCGGTGAAGCTGCGGCTCGCGGAGCGACCGAGCGGGGTCGGCTGGCGTGACATCGCGGCGTTGTCGCTGCTCGGCGGGGTCGGGTTCACGGTGGCGCTGCTGATCGCCGACCTCGCGCTGGCGGGCGAGACGAGTGAGCTGGCGCGCACCGCCGTGCTGCTGGCCTCCGCGGTGTGCTCGCTGACCGGGGCGGCCGTGCTGCTGCGGCGCAACAAGGTACACGCCGCGCAGGAGGACTAA
- a CDS encoding alpha/beta fold hydrolase, with protein sequence MTPPDPSLVRIDGPWAHRDVSANGIRLHVAEAGDGPLVLFLHGFGQFWWTWRHQLTALADAGYHAVAADLRGYGDSDKPPRGYDGWTLAGDVAGLVRALGERQAHLVGHAWGGLLAWTAAALHPRVVASVTVLGGAHPLALRSAIARTGLRRKRSNQARALAHLFRFQVPMAPERWLTEDDGANLAGLLRAWSGRQWTATADFDTSSALFREAMLIPGVAHSALEYYRWAFRAQFRGEGRRFGAEVSARVSAPVLQIHGAADPCVLPETARASAPWRGPRSAMDELDDIGHFPHLEAPEPTTKALLDFLART encoded by the coding sequence GTGACACCGCCCGACCCGTCCCTCGTCCGGATCGACGGGCCCTGGGCGCACCGCGACGTGTCCGCGAACGGAATCCGGTTGCACGTCGCTGAGGCCGGCGACGGGCCGTTGGTGTTGTTCCTGCATGGTTTCGGGCAGTTCTGGTGGACCTGGCGGCACCAGCTCACCGCCCTCGCCGACGCGGGCTACCACGCGGTCGCGGCCGATCTGCGCGGGTACGGCGACTCGGACAAACCGCCGCGCGGCTACGACGGCTGGACGCTGGCGGGTGACGTCGCCGGCCTGGTGCGGGCCCTCGGCGAACGGCAGGCGCACCTGGTCGGGCACGCCTGGGGCGGGCTGCTGGCGTGGACGGCGGCCGCGCTGCACCCCCGGGTCGTCGCGTCGGTCACCGTGCTCGGCGGCGCGCACCCGCTGGCCCTGCGCAGCGCGATCGCGCGGACCGGGCTCCGGCGCAAGCGGTCCAACCAGGCCCGGGCGCTCGCGCACCTGTTCCGCTTCCAGGTGCCGATGGCGCCGGAGCGGTGGCTGACCGAGGACGACGGCGCCAACCTCGCGGGTCTGCTGCGCGCCTGGTCCGGCCGGCAGTGGACGGCCACCGCCGACTTCGACACGAGCTCCGCGCTGTTCCGCGAAGCCATGCTCATCCCCGGCGTCGCGCACAGCGCGCTGGAGTACTACCGGTGGGCGTTCCGGGCGCAGTTCCGCGGCGAGGGACGGCGGTTCGGGGCCGAGGTGAGCGCCCGCGTATCGGCCCCGGTGCTGCAGATCCACGGTGCCGCGGACCCGTGTGTGCTGCCGGAAACCGCCCGCGCGTCCGCCCCGTGGCGCGGCCCCCGCTCGGCGATGGACGAACTGGACGACATCGGTCACTTCCCGCACCTCGAGGCACCCGAGCCGACCACGAAGGCGCTGCTGGACTTCCTGGCGCGGACCTGA
- a CDS encoding VIT1/CCC1 transporter family protein, with translation MTETRDSARAHAHEPHHDSLGSRLNWLRAGVLGANDGIVSVAGIVVGVAGATTDHGAILMAGIAGLVAGALSMAGGEYVSVSTQRDTERAALRLEKHELKTMPEAEERELADIYEAKGLSRELAERVARELTQKDALAAHADAELGIDPDELTSPWQAAWASLAAFTVGAIIPLVAIALPPTSWRVWTCVIAVVVGLALTGYTSARLGNAGVRRALIRNVGVGALTMLITYYVGTLFGVTTG, from the coding sequence GTGACCGAAACGAGGGACTCCGCCCGCGCGCACGCGCACGAACCCCACCACGACAGCCTGGGCAGCCGCCTGAACTGGCTGCGTGCTGGAGTGCTCGGCGCCAACGACGGCATCGTGTCCGTCGCGGGGATCGTCGTCGGAGTGGCCGGGGCGACCACCGACCACGGAGCCATTCTGATGGCCGGAATCGCCGGTTTGGTCGCCGGCGCGCTTTCCATGGCGGGCGGCGAATACGTTTCGGTGAGCACCCAGCGCGATACCGAACGGGCCGCGCTGCGACTGGAGAAGCACGAACTGAAGACCATGCCCGAGGCCGAGGAACGGGAACTCGCCGACATCTACGAGGCGAAGGGCCTGTCCCGGGAGCTGGCCGAGCGGGTGGCTCGCGAGCTGACCCAGAAGGACGCCCTGGCGGCCCACGCCGATGCCGAACTCGGCATCGACCCGGACGAGCTGACCAGCCCGTGGCAGGCCGCGTGGGCGTCCCTGGCCGCGTTCACCGTCGGCGCGATCATCCCGCTGGTCGCGATCGCGCTGCCACCGACCAGCTGGCGCGTGTGGACGTGCGTGATCGCCGTCGTCGTGGGGCTGGCGCTGACCGGCTACACCAGCGCGCGCCTCGGCAACGCCGGAGTGCGCCGCGCGCTGATCCGCAACGTCGGGGTCGGCGCCCTGACGATGCTGATCACCTACTACGTCGGCACACTCTTCGGCGTCACCACCGGCTAG
- a CDS encoding L,D-transpeptidase has protein sequence MPMTCSSRAQMESARRGRLPVRLLAVAGVSTLALLTGACSGGDNGDVKPAAVSQEDLTQLPEATTFATVANAPLDPQPTGGATSGKVVHPKADIVVYDGVGGKAIAKLPSIQMGSPTWVPVVSEQGEWAQVLLPTRPNAASGWIHLSNDATETAQNDYAINVNRAAFTLEILQGGKSIGKWTIGTGKPEHPTPAGRAYIIASIEETKNTYSPIVLPLSYHSDSLETFGGGPGTVGLHTWRDNSFSGQANSDGCIRVPSEALTELVKLPLGTIVNIT, from the coding sequence ATGCCCATGACGTGCAGCTCGCGCGCGCAGATGGAATCCGCGCGCCGCGGCCGGCTCCCGGTCCGGCTCCTCGCCGTGGCCGGAGTTTCGACCCTGGCTCTGCTCACCGGAGCGTGTTCCGGCGGCGACAACGGCGACGTGAAGCCCGCCGCGGTGAGCCAGGAAGACCTGACCCAGCTGCCGGAGGCGACGACGTTCGCCACGGTTGCCAACGCCCCGCTCGACCCGCAGCCCACCGGTGGCGCGACGTCGGGCAAGGTGGTCCACCCGAAGGCCGACATCGTCGTGTACGACGGCGTCGGTGGCAAGGCGATCGCGAAACTGCCGTCGATCCAGATGGGATCGCCGACGTGGGTGCCGGTGGTCTCGGAGCAGGGCGAGTGGGCGCAGGTGCTGCTGCCGACCCGGCCCAACGCCGCCTCCGGCTGGATCCACCTCAGCAACGACGCCACCGAGACCGCGCAGAACGACTACGCGATCAACGTGAACCGTGCCGCCTTCACCCTGGAAATCCTGCAAGGCGGCAAGTCGATCGGGAAGTGGACGATCGGCACCGGCAAGCCCGAACACCCGACCCCGGCGGGGCGTGCTTACATCATCGCCTCGATCGAGGAAACGAAGAACACCTACAGCCCGATCGTCCTGCCGCTGAGCTACCACTCGGATTCGCTGGAAACCTTCGGCGGCGGCCCGGGCACGGTGGGCCTGCACACCTGGCGTGACAACAGCTTCTCCGGCCAGGCGAACAGCGACGGCTGCATCCGCGTCCCCTCGGAAGCGCTGACCGAGCTCGTCAAACTGCCGCTCGGCACGATCGTGAACATCACGTGA
- a CDS encoding oligopeptide:H+ symporter: MTTSTEAKRDTRFFGHPIGLANLFGVEMWERFSYYGMLGILPIYLYYSVAEGGLAMPEATATSIVGAYGGLVYLATIVGAWTADRVLGSERTLFYSAVLIMIGHISLALLPGFLGIGVGLACVAIGSGGLKGNATAVVGTLYGEKDQRRDAGFTIFYMGVNLGAFVGPLLTGLAQSEVGFHLGFGLAAIGMAIGLTQYTIFRRNLPDTAREVPNPLPARQLPAIGGIVLALVVVIVLAVLTGVITAANLSDVVVWIVGIAAVVYFGILLSSRKITAVERRRVLSFIPMFIASAAFFALYQQQFTVVAIYSDQRLDRNLFGWEMPVSWVQSINPVFILVLAPIIAAIWTKLGDRQPSSPVKFALGTSVMGVAFLLFLFFAGGTGNSTPLLALAGILLVFTVAELMLSPIGLSLSTKLAPAAFRTQMVALNFLSVSLGTALSGSLAQYYGTDHEASYFGIVGAVAIVIGVVLALISPFVRKLMSGVR; this comes from the coding sequence GTGACGACCTCCACCGAGGCGAAGCGGGACACACGGTTCTTCGGGCACCCGATCGGGCTCGCGAACCTGTTCGGCGTCGAGATGTGGGAACGCTTCTCGTACTACGGGATGCTCGGCATCCTGCCGATCTACCTCTACTACTCGGTCGCCGAGGGCGGCCTCGCGATGCCGGAGGCCACCGCCACCAGCATCGTCGGGGCCTACGGCGGCCTGGTCTACCTGGCGACCATCGTGGGTGCCTGGACCGCCGACCGGGTGCTCGGGTCCGAGCGCACGCTCTTCTACAGCGCGGTGCTGATCATGATCGGGCACATCAGCCTCGCGCTGCTGCCCGGCTTCCTCGGGATCGGCGTCGGTCTCGCATGCGTCGCGATCGGCAGTGGCGGGCTCAAGGGCAACGCCACCGCGGTCGTGGGGACGCTCTACGGCGAGAAGGACCAGCGGCGCGACGCCGGTTTCACGATCTTCTACATGGGGGTGAACCTCGGCGCTTTCGTCGGCCCGCTGCTCACCGGGCTGGCCCAGAGCGAGGTCGGGTTCCACCTCGGGTTCGGCCTCGCCGCGATCGGCATGGCGATCGGCCTGACCCAGTACACGATCTTCCGGCGGAACCTGCCGGACACCGCCCGGGAGGTGCCCAACCCGCTGCCGGCTCGGCAGCTGCCCGCGATCGGCGGGATCGTGCTGGCACTGGTGGTCGTGATCGTGCTGGCTGTGCTCACCGGCGTCATCACCGCGGCCAACCTGTCCGACGTGGTCGTCTGGATCGTCGGCATCGCGGCCGTCGTCTACTTCGGGATCCTCCTGAGCAGCCGCAAGATCACCGCGGTCGAGCGGCGGCGGGTGCTGTCGTTCATCCCGATGTTCATCGCCAGCGCCGCGTTCTTCGCGCTCTACCAGCAGCAGTTCACCGTCGTCGCGATCTACTCCGACCAGCGGCTGGACCGGAACCTGTTCGGCTGGGAGATGCCGGTGAGCTGGGTGCAGTCGATCAACCCGGTGTTCATCCTCGTGCTGGCGCCGATCATCGCCGCGATCTGGACGAAACTCGGGGACCGGCAGCCGTCGTCGCCGGTCAAGTTCGCGCTCGGCACCTCGGTGATGGGCGTGGCGTTCCTGCTGTTCCTGTTCTTCGCCGGGGGCACCGGCAACAGCACACCGTTGCTCGCGCTGGCCGGAATCCTGCTGGTGTTCACCGTGGCGGAGCTGATGCTGTCGCCGATCGGGCTGTCGCTGTCGACGAAACTGGCGCCGGCGGCGTTCCGCACGCAGATGGTCGCGCTGAACTTCCTGTCGGTGTCGCTGGGCACCGCGCTGTCCGGTTCCCTGGCGCAGTACTACGGCACCGACCACGAAGCGTCCTACTTCGGCATCGTCGGCGCGGTGGCCATCGTGATCGGTGTGGTGCTGGCGCTGATCAGCCCGTTCGTCCGGAAGCTGATGTCCGGCGTGCGCTAG